The Chaetodon trifascialis isolate fChaTrf1 chromosome 11, fChaTrf1.hap1, whole genome shotgun sequence nucleotide sequence CGCAAAATACCATCGCTGCAAACAAATATTATTGTGTGCAACACCGGCAGCGTgtgtggctaaaaaaaaaaacacaaaacaaaacaaaacaaaaacgacGTTGAATTGCTAACTAGCTGAAGTTAGCAAGTAGCTTgggttagcagttagctgtgAAGCTCCGATCATCCAAAACGTGAGGCCGTGTCTGGAACAACGTTGAAAACACTAGGAAGCCCGTCAGAGGATTGTCCAAAAGCATGTATCAAACGCAAGTTGTTCAACGTTTAAGTTAGCTAACACTTTTAGGCAAACAGTTCATATCTACTGGCCCTACATTCCCTGTGCAACATGGAGGCTTTATGTATTTTGAGTTGCATCTGAAGCGGGGGCACTCAGAGTGGGAGGGGGCGGTTTGTTTCTATGATGGATTCTCGCAGGAAGGCAGCGCAAACTCAGCCGCACTACATTGCTCAACCCATGCAGCTGGCTGGACGCGGCTTTCTCAAGCTTCCTTTCCCCTGTAATTACTGCTGGCTTCACGCAATAAATTATAGCTCTTTATTATCAGCATGTAAAGGACAAATTCAAACATAATACACTTTGTTTAACTGAATATGCTGAAGCTTTTCTAGGCTTTGGCATGCTGCCGAGCGAACAACAGCCCAGTTAACAATCCAGGTAAGTAGCTGACGGTAATGTAAAGACCCTTTGGTTTGTGGTGTGTCCCCGTGTGCGGTAAACAGACCGAGAGCACCACCTAGTGTCGAACTTAGGAAACGCTTCGAGGATACCCTGCATTCATAATGACAACATCCAGCAAACAGGCTGCATTTGTATTCAATGACATCAGCCGCAGTATCGCGCTTTGAAGAGACTGGATGGTTTGTAGCCCACTATCTTGGTTTATTTTCCGTATATGTGTCTGAAGATAGAGAGTGACACCCCTTGGTATGAACCGTTTAGGCTGGTAAGATACCGTTTTCTCACAGAGTTGCTTTTTGATTGAGGACTTAAAAACATGTCATCTTATAATAGGAAACATATGACTGAAAACTGAGAAATCAAAAAAATCCTCGAGACCTTACTATGTGGTTGCATATTGTAATACCACAAAGTAAAGAGAATATTCTAtctagaaaacaaaacacttcatcataaaaaaaacccccaacaACTTAGAAGTAACTGCTTCAGTCGCTGCCGATTGGTGAACATGAGAAATTTGTAGCAGCGTTTGTAATTGCTCAGATTTCATTTAGTAAATTGTTATATTTGCTAATCCATCAAATTGTTTGACTAGAGACTCATCAGAGGTCTGGCGGTGTGTCACTTTAATGATGCATGCTGGAGATGCTGCTATTGATTGATGCGACTGCTTTCCTCCCCATTTTTAACCATTGTCCCAGAGTGTTTTTGCGCTCCAGTAAGGTCTGATGGGCTCGGCGTGGACCACCCCTCACTGCGGTGCAGTAGTGAAAGATAAATAtatccccctcctcctcctttcgtTGAGTCCGCAACATCCTGACTGGCCGAGGCTGGTGATCGCAGGCAGCGGCAGCGGCAAGCCCCCCACAAGACGGATGAATTAGAATACCTGCTGCAACCACCGCcaccccctttttttccttttatttattttacatagTGAAGAGTCGGCCTCTAAACACAGCTGCCCTCATCTTGAGTGTGAAGCGGATACAAGGTTAGTAAAAACACATCTCTTTTATTTGTGCATAGGGTTGAATAGAAGAGTAAGCAGAGAAATCAATGCAAAAGGCCCGTGTGTTTTAGTgaagcagtgaaacagaaaacCTCAATCTGTATGCAGGACGCTTTGCTGGGCTCCTGCTTAGCCATGGTTACACTTTGGCATGAGAGGGGGGGCTTTTAATGCAACTCCTTTAACTTCAGCTCAAAGTGCGTGACACGAGcctgtagcacacacacacgcagtcaggTACAAGTGCGTTATTCTCCACTCAAAACTACCTGTCTATCTGTTTTCTTAATTCAATGCACCATTCTTGGTCATTCCAGTCAGTGCTAAATATTCTGTGAAGTGAGTCCCCAGCGCCTCTCAGATCACATAGCACTGCAGCTGCCCTGCTGCACAGCAGACCAACTGCAAGGGCTATAATAGGAAGGAGAGGTAGGGTTGCGCAGCTGACGATGCTGATTCCGAGGAGCCAGAGCTCTTCAGTCCTATTTAAGTCACTGCCCTGTCGATCCTAAAGGCTTATTAGTAAAATGCCACCTCTTTAAAACACCTTGGTCTGTATCTGGCATGGAGAACATGTGCTGATCGGTGTTGGCACAGGGTATATTGCTTTAACCACCATAATGTGTCTCTATATGTATGCATATTTTAGTAGAGGCATTAAGATGTTGTTCAGATCTGACTATAGGTGACATCTGAACATCACCCTGCAAAAAAACACTGGTTCAATAGACCTTAATCCTCAAACCACTGGCTGGTTTTTCCCAATCATCCATTGCTGGTTTCAAATGCGTCTCTTTtttattcacactcacactgtttgCCTTCAGACAGCTCTAATATTATGTGGCTGATTGCTTCTCAACCTGTTAGGCTTCCAGCGTGCAGATTCACCATGGGGATCAAGGCTGCCCTCCCCAGATATGAGCTGTATCTCTACACAGCTGTACTCGGCGGGGCCTTGATATGGGCAGGCAGTTGGATATTTGAAGCTTCGAGTGGTGAGTGCACTTATCAAGAGATGTCCAAAGTACATACTGTCAGTGTAATTCAGAGAGGATCAATAACACAACGCTGGAGTTTATTTAAGTCCACTGAAATCCAGTCAGAGCAAATGGATGCTTTTTTCTGCTCCAGAGCGGCACCAACTTtatgagtttaaaaaaaacaccacaaatcAACACTTCCAATCCAAATACATCTCACTGAAACATCCCTTACCAGCCAACAATAAGAGTGTATCAGCAtctacttcaaaaaaaaaaaaaaaaccccaacacaTCCACCTATAATACTGCTCTATTTAAAACTGCATAGAACAGAGTTCATTTAGCAGATTAGAAGAGACCCCCGTCCCATAAGGAATTCCTGCATGTTCCTATTAATATGAAGGCAATTTAAAGATGCTCCAATTAGCTTTGCAATTATTTTCCTAATGGAGATATTTCAGGCTAAGACTCAGTTACACTGAGCCACCCAATCTCAAGCATTTGATCTTCAAACGCTGCCAAACGTATGCATGTTTTCAGacagtaaaatgctgaaaatgtccCCTTCtctcactcatctgaatggaCTCAGTGTCATCTGGTGAGTGGTactgtctgctctgctccagTCTTGTCAGGCATCATTTTGTCCTGATTCTCCTTCTTTAGCActttctctctgactcttcAAATGGTCATTTTTGGCAGCTCTATTTGTGGGCATTTATGCTGCTCAGGTCTGCATGCTACAGTAACACTGTAATAGAAGCCTGGCTGTGTTCCCAGAAGTAAGAGGCTTTCCCTGACTGACCCTCACATTTTGCTATCCTTTTTCATGGCCATTAGTGTAATCAGGCAAAGCTTGTAAGACCTACTGTGGGGACGCCTGCCAATCGCATTTGCTGCTGCACACTGAATGTTTCTACATCACGGCCACGATTCGGACTattatcacactttttttttgtcatttctgtctttgagttttgttcaGGTTATGCCATGAACTAATCTCCTCCAACCAGATTATGACTGTATGAGTGTAGATGTTAGCCTCAAAAATAGAAAAGCTTTGCAATGAGTACATTATGTAATATCTGCTGTTTATCAAATGTACTGAATGTGCTCTCACACCTTAAATTCACTGTGAATAATCCAACAATTACAACAAAGCTGCTCAAATTTCTCCTCCTACAGGGCCTTTTTCTCAGAATGATTATTTTAGTTCACAAAGACCCAAGAAATAAAGCTGCCTACACACTCCGCAGCGTAGAAGCATTACCATATATTACCATAAATTCAAATTGATTACATTATTGATTAAACACTATTGCCAATGCaccttttctgacattttgtttgttgaatATACCtatatgttttcttctttattcaGAGAATGTAAACAGGAAGGCCTTCAAAGAAAGTGTGAAACCAGGATGGCATTACTTTGGCAGGAAAATGGTAAGTTGCTcatatacagtaaaatgatcTGGTTATATATTCCATTGTGCTCTATGATTGTATTTGCTGATGCAAGATGTCAAAAGAGAGTGCTTATCATGCGTTATTAATGcaccttttttccccacaggaTGTTGCGGACTTTGAATGGATGATGTGGTTCTCTACATTCCGCAATCATATCCTTTTTGCTCTCACTGGTCACGTTATCTTTGCCAAGATATTCACCCTGCTAGCTCCAAaggtgcgtgcatgtgtgtgaatgtccgTGAGCTAGCACTGTAATCTAAATGGTTGCAGGTATAATGGCATGTCTCTTATTGTGTGCTTATGTATCTATGTATTGTGTATTTgcacatacgtgtgtgtgcgtgtgtctgtttgtgtgtgtgtgtgtgtgtgtgtctgtgtgtaggtgtTTGCACTTGTGAATGAAGACAAAGCTTTGCCCCATACATGAGTTTTTATTTGATATGTGGTATAAACACATTAAATGCAAAGCCACATTGTGCTGATGTGAACAGTAAGGCTTTGGGCTGTACAAGTAATTCAATTCACTTCAATTCAGCGCAGTGGTATTCTTTCCTATTCGACTGAGCAAAAGTAATTTGTCATACTGGGTATTTGTACCCCAAGGTCTAACACATTATTGACTTGATGCATGAGTTGTGTTCTGTTACACTGTCTGTTGAGAGTACCGGTGAATCTTTCCTGTGAATATATTGACATATTTAAAACAGTTCAAtatgttttaaacatgttttctgtcttgtttcatGCTTGCAATGAAGATTGGTATAGATGGATGTAAGGTAACATTAATAAACTTGTGAATTTTATAACATTTGccatgtgtttcatttaaagcccccatttcatcttttcatcctAAAGTAGATCCATCATTGTCGATACATCCCTGTTATTATACTAACACCACTTGTGTGATCCATTGAATTATGACTAGTATAAAAATCCTGTTATCACATCACCCTGACGCTGGCTCCTCTTTACCCACAGCACAGATCCTTGATCTTTGGTGTGTATGGTGGTTTGGCAGTCCTGGTCACAATGGGCTGGACCTTCATGGCTCTGGTTCTGTCTCACTGCATCATACTGTACAGCGTGGCCCTGGTCAAGAGCAAGTGGATGTCCTTTGCGGCCGGCCTGGCCACACTGGCTTCCATCAAGCTGGAGCCCTATAACTCCTGGCAGGTGAGTGGGTGGTTCTTTGGTGCATAAACACTTAATGCTCTACTGCCTGATATCGGATGGGCTGTGGGAAGTTGAGGAGGATGTCTGCCTAATGGTCCTGTGATCTTTACAGACCAGGAGAAGGAGCTTGAAGTCCATTTGTAATGAAGAGGTAGCCAGTGGAAATATTTGAGAAGTGAAGTGATGTCATTtaatttttctgtattttcaatGAGCTGAAGGCTACAGGAACAACGGTGAAAAGGACAATGCAATAAGGTGGAAAGGGCTGTGCAGTAAGGTCAAACAGCACATCTATCAGTACTTTCTGATAAAATCTAAATTGTAAAAATATGGAGGTCCTTTTATAACCATTAACTTGTGGTCAACAAATGCATTAAAAGAGCGTGGAGTTGTTACGAAAAGACTTTGATGGTTGTCATGAGGGTAAATGTATGTGTGCAGTATGTATAATATACAAACTGCACAAAATAATACAGTCCCATTACTCTGAAATATATTTAAGAGatcaaatataataatatagtaTTATTATATTGTGATTTAAGTAGTATAATTGAATGTAATGTAGTATTAGACATGTTCCTATTTCTACTacttttaatgtaataataacaatagtaTGTTCTCAGGGGTATTGTTCTAAAATGCCTGTTTCAGTGTGCAATAATAAACCCAAATAATGGGTAGTCCATATGCAAAATGATGCTGTTTGAGGCTCAGACTAACTCTGACTCCTCCTTCAGGAATCCTTGGTGACTGGCTCTTTTGACCTGCAAGACATCCTGTTCTATGGAGGTTGTGGCTTCAGCATCATGCGCTGCATGAGCTTTGCTTTAGAGAATTGTGAGAAGAAGGAAGGCAACTACACATTCTCTGACCTGCTGAAATACAACTTCTAcctccccttcttcttctttggacCCATCATGACTTTCGACAGGTATCATGTCCAGGTGAggatttaagattcagctgaaAGTGGTAGCTGGACTGTGGAGGAAAAGTGAGTGGAAGCAGAAAGTGAGCAGCCATCAGAAATGTGACAGCAGTTATTAAGCCATCACTCATGCACATTGTACTCAAAGGCTCCTCAAGGTTCATGTAACACCCACACatattgaaatgtgtttatataaCTCAATTTAATGTCATGGGTAGAGACAGGAGGCAGAGATTTTAGGCCTATGAAAACGACAATGGAAATGATTCTCCCACATAGCTCTAATTGAGTTATATGCTCAGATTCTAATGTTGTATTTTaatctactgtatgtgtaatGTTTAATGTAATCATTAGGCCCAACCCGGTTGAAGATATAAGTGCCACTATCAGTAGTTACACCTTAAGAATAACCTTTGAATGTGTCAATTACTGGACATATCTCTCCAACTAATGTGCACAATCTGCTGGGATGGTCTTATAATTTTACAAAACAATGATGGCTTGTTCACAAAACTGTTTTTAATTCCACAGGCCAACAACAGCCAGCTGACTCGCAAGGAAAGAGAAATGTGGAACATCACCACAAAGGCCTTGTTGCATCTGGGAATCATTCTGGTGGTGGACGTTTTCTTCCACTACCTCTACATCTTGACAATCCCCAGTGACATGAAGCTGGTCACCAAGCTCTCTGACTGGTGTCTGGGTGAGTTTGATACATGTTTCCACACTGTGTTCATGTGAATTGGCTCATGTCCAATCCAACTGACTATTCGAAGGGATTGTGCTCTTCATCAAGCATGAAAATCTACCACTGTAGTAGAAGTtgatattttaatgtttctcaacagctgctgtcagtgtgccTGTAGGAAACTTGCTCTGTTTCCGTGTTTGCCTTTGCAGCTGGTCTGGCTTACTCCAACCTTGTGTATGACTGGGTCAAAGCAGCCATGATGTTTGGTGTCATCAACACTGTGTCTACACTGGACCACCTGGACCCTCCTCAGCCGCCCAAATGTATCACCATGCTCTACGTCTTCGCTGAGACGTACGTGTGACTTACTACAGTTGTGTGATCACTGGGCAGTGTCTTTGCTGATCATTGCTGAACCCTGAAATgatgtaaacatgtttacatggTCAATTTGTCTTTCTTTAGGCACTTTGACAGGGGCATCAACGACTGGCTGTGCAGGTGAGTGTCTGAGTTTAAAATGACGGGTTACCATGTCAGAATCTTCAGTATAGAGAGGATGATTTTCATTGTTCATCAAGATGAAACTGAGTTGTAATTCTGCAGGTATGTTTACGACTATATTGGTGGGGATCACAATAAAATCTTCAAGGAGCTCCTGGCAACCATCTGCACCTTTGCTATCACCACATTGTGGCTGGGTCCGTGTGAGCTGGTTTATATCTGGTCCTTTTTCAACTGCTTTGGCCTCAACTTTGAGCTGTGGGTGGCCAAGTTCTTCTCCATTCCACCATTTTCCACCATAGAGGTGAGAAAcaaaatctttctttttcaactcagcacaaagtcaatatagGAAGTATGCTatgtgtcatttttgtgccATTTCTCTTAATGTACCTGTGTCTACTGTATCTAGAGTGCAATGGGTGAAGCCATGTCACGCAGGATTCGGGGTGTGTTCAATGCTGCCAACTTCTGGGCCATTGTCCTCTACAACATTCTTTCTCTGAACAGTTTGGAGTTTGCCAAACTGGTGGGAAGACGACTGATTTTCAAAGGTGGGGAATAACAAGGGTATCTTATGTAAAAGTGAGGCTTTTCTGCCAGCTCTagtaaaagtgaaaacaacacagacagacatcaaAAGCAACAGAATCTCAAGAGGCGTCATCCTCCAAATAGCACATTACTTAACATCGTCTTTGTTGCTTTCTTTCATATCAAATAAAAGAAGCTTAACAACAGAGAagattgggtttttttttgaaGACTATCCCAGTCAAACATCTATGCACGGCACAGCACAATGACAGCTACATTCCTCTTAAGTCATTTCTCTTCTtatctcttttcctttccccctcttcatttcctccttccatctctctctctgtgttttcttccaggTTTTCCTCTGTCCACCCTCTCAGTGTTACTCGTGACCTACTGTGGCGTGCAGCtggtgaaagagagggagagacaacaAGCCCTGCTGGACGATCCGGAACCAGTGAAGCCAGCGGATGGTGGCAAAGAAAAACCAGAATAAATGGACAGAAATGAGTTTCACAGACTTCACGGTCAACAGCTCCTTCACATTGTTCCATCCTCGGACTTGCGAACTGCACCGAACCAGACTGTAACAGCCAGTCAGCACCTACTGTATATTGCTCACAAGCCTGtctttttgcttgtgtttgtcagAAGCGAGGCAATGTTTTGAACTGTGAAATATCCTCAAGTGCACTTGCTGTAGATAATCGCCACATCCTTTGACACAAACCCACTGATGGtgcattttgtatttgtataAAAGATTGTTCAGCAAATGAAAGGCCTGCCAAATATTTTATGATGCTCTAACTAATAGTATATATAAGGACATGAAGTATTGTAAAGGAACAGCTACTTTGCTCTGTGGGGTTGTCTCCTGTGTTCCCTTTTTTCTCAGATTTAAtaattctgccttttttttcatctttttttaaagtcatcATCATTATGATTATTTTCAGTCAGATAGGGTCACAATTTTGCCTTGGACGCCTTATCATCATGATGTTTAACCATactgaaaagattaaaaacttGAAATTAGGGTGTAATGAACGTGCTATAAGGACAATAATCAAAGGGTGCTGTGGGAGTCCTCCACATAGCTTGCAGCTgctattttaatgtttattgaGAATGTATTACATCTCTGAAATTGAATGTAGTTCCAGAGAACGACAGCTTTACTCCACCACTATATCGCCTATAGGAGATTACTGTAGGTGTGATGTTTGGGCCTATCTTCCCTCCACCATCTTTCACATGATCCAGGCCCTCAGGCAACAGGCCCAGCAGGGAATATGGGTCACTCTTATCCTGCCTGTCACCAcaacctgctgtgtgtctcctgtTAGCAGGCACTGAGAGTTTATGCAGATTGTCATGCTCTCTCTCACCGTTGGGTTTTTATTCAGAGGTGgtcatttcaaatgtttgacTTGAAATAAAGTTTTGTTCCATCAAGAAATGACACAAGTAATGgctttgagtttgttttgttgtggcaTGGGGAGGAGTTCAAACAGATGTATTGTTGTTTGCTTGGATGGAAGAGCAAGGTctgcattaaaacatttaaatcattttactCTGTTTGAATCAATGGAAACACCTTGATGAGTTAAATGTGGCTgtgttggattttgtttgtaTGATAGTGAGACATCGCCTTATATCACCACAAGATGGCCCAGTTTGACCAAAGCGGATCAGTGTAATTAACACATGCATGATTACATTATGAATGATCTTTTCccaggattgtgtgtgtgtgtgtgtgtgtgtgtgtgtgtgtgtgtgtgtgtgtgtgtgtgtgtgtgtgtgtgtgtgtgtgtgtgtgtgtgtgtgtgttgtctcaaCTTGAGTTATATCTCCTTCGTTCCTTGTCCCACCACTGTAGTgtagtacagtacagtacttcTTTTACATGAGACAtcatagtaggaaaagcacaggaggtgtaaataataaattcaataatggctgagttccatttagctgcttcagtttcagggtcctggtatagtccatgctggctcactgtcacactgcatGACTTAATGagacacttgaatagaacagagtCATTATtataacacctgtgcttttccgaCTATGAGTCGGTCACTATGATTCATTTCACTTGGTatcacaaacttttttttagtAACCATTAGCCTCAAAATAGCCTTTACATTGACTTTGGCCACAGGGGACATCTCCTCAGCTGATACCAATCTTGTTGTTCATGTCATTGGCCTTGTCATATCCTTTTAGTAAACCTTTAAGTAACCACGGAGCAAACATTCCATTAAATcccttaaaataaataaataaataaatcttaatCTTCCCTAAATTCTGTTTCCCCTCCAGAGCTGGCCTTTATTTcaatcatcattttcatttaacaGGTGCCAGTGCTGTTTATTACTGTGAATGTATCTCTGCATGGACTAAAATTGGATTGGATATAAAAGTGATGACAGATATTACACATATataatgtgtgtatgcatgaatGAGAATTTTCATGAATTGCATACGTAATGAATGATGAGAACAATTTGAATTGTTATTTGAGAGATAATTAATTTCATTGTGAACCATTTCGTATGGACCTGGTGTTTCATATTTAAATAATTATAGAATCaatgtgatgtgttttaactgtcattttcatacatttttatgtttttaataaatgtaaGACAGACCCTCTGGTGATTTAAATGGAAGGAACAATAAGGGGATATAAGGGTATATCACCTGTTCATATAACAGCTAGCAGCACCTGCATCAAATGCTGTAGTATATTGaaacatgctgtgtttgtaaTCTGAGGAAGATTCCTGGAGACGCTGTAAATAAACAGTACATTTAAGTGTTGCACCCGTGTGTGGTGGATGTTTTCTAAAACATGAGATTGTGCTCATTTCTGGTGTCAGGAGAGCTTTTTATGTAACATACTAGTGTTCCAGGAACTAGTGTTGCCTGTATACAATATATACAGCCCTGCCCTGTGCCTCCACTGATACATACATGAAATAGAATATGGCTCAGTGACATTGTAGCCAATGTTTTCACCCTCACAAGTCAATATTGGattacagagacaaaaacaagtatGGAAAAGGTGAGTTTAAAGATCAAAGTAATAAGAGCCCACCTGGCTGCCTGGTGAGTTGTTCTGCTGGATTTAACATTCTGCCGCCCCCTGAGATTAgtcattcagctgtttgtgggGGTCTGTGTGGTACTGCAGGGGATAGGTCCTCTTCCCTGTCCACTAAAATGGATTCTTCAGCTTTGTGAGGGTCCTGACTATAAATACCTCTAACTTACACAGGGACTGACTGCCACAGACAGCTGCAACGACCAGCCAACCAACCAGCTGAGACTATCCACAGCAATCTGAGCAGCCCCTTGAGCGCTGACAGTCCTGCTCTGTTGTGGGGAGTAAGCAGGGTGCCCACGCAACCTAACCAGAACAAGGAGACCGAACAAAATGGCTGCCCTGACTATAGACCCGGTGGAG carries:
- the hhatla gene encoding hedgehog acyltransferase like, a isoform X3 — translated: MDDVVLYIPQSYPFCSHWSRYLCQDIHPASSKDWYRWIVALVKSKWMSFAAGLATLASIKLEPYNSWQESLVTGSFDLQDILFYGGCGFSIMRCMSFALENCEKKEGNYTFSDLLKYNFYLPFFFFGPIMTFDRYHVQANNSQLTRKEREMWNITTKALLHLGIILVVDVFFHYLYILTIPSDMKLVTKLSDWCLAGLAYSNLVYDWVKAAMMFGVINTVSTLDHLDPPQPPKCITMLYVFAETHFDRGINDWLCRYVYDYIGGDHNKIFKELLATICTFAITTLWLGPCELVYIWSFFNCFGLNFELWVAKFFSIPPFSTIESAMGEAMSRRIRGVFNAANFWAIVLYNILSLNSLEFAKLVGRRLIFKGFPLSTLSVLLVTYCGVQLVKERERQQALLDDPEPVKPADGGKEKPE
- the hhatla gene encoding hedgehog acyltransferase like, a isoform X1, translating into MGIKAALPRYELYLYTAVLGGALIWAGSWIFEASSENVNRKAFKESVKPGWHYFGRKMDVADFEWMMWFSTFRNHILFALTGHVIFAKIFTLLAPKIGIDGCKHRSLIFGVYGGLAVLVTMGWTFMALVLSHCIILYSVALVKSKWMSFAAGLATLASIKLEPYNSWQESLVTGSFDLQDILFYGGCGFSIMRCMSFALENCEKKEGNYTFSDLLKYNFYLPFFFFGPIMTFDRYHVQANNSQLTRKEREMWNITTKALLHLGIILVVDVFFHYLYILTIPSDMKLVTKLSDWCLAGLAYSNLVYDWVKAAMMFGVINTVSTLDHLDPPQPPKCITMLYVFAETHFDRGINDWLCRYVYDYIGGDHNKIFKELLATICTFAITTLWLGPCELVYIWSFFNCFGLNFELWVAKFFSIPPFSTIESAMGEAMSRRIRGVFNAANFWAIVLYNILSLNSLEFAKLVGRRLIFKGFPLSTLSVLLVTYCGVQLVKERERQQALLDDPEPVKPADGGKEKPE
- the hhatla gene encoding hedgehog acyltransferase like, a isoform X4; its protein translation is MDHRSLIFGVYGGLAVLVTMGWTFMALVLSHCIILYSVALVKSKWMSFAAGLATLASIKLEPYNSWQESLVTGSFDLQDILFYGGCGFSIMRCMSFALENCEKKEGNYTFSDLLKYNFYLPFFFFGPIMTFDRYHVQANNSQLTRKEREMWNITTKALLHLGIILVVDVFFHYLYILTIPSDMKLVTKLSDWCLAGLAYSNLVYDWVKAAMMFGVINTVSTLDHLDPPQPPKCITMLYVFAETHFDRGINDWLCRYVYDYIGGDHNKIFKELLATICTFAITTLWLGPCELVYIWSFFNCFGLNFELWVAKFFSIPPFSTIESAMGEAMSRRIRGVFNAANFWAIVLYNILSLNSLEFAKLVGRRLIFKGFPLSTLSVLLVTYCGVQLVKERERQQALLDDPEPVKPADGGKEKPE
- the hhatla gene encoding hedgehog acyltransferase like, a isoform X2 → MDDVVLYIPQSYPFCSHWSRYLCQDIHPASSKDWYRWISLIFGVYGGLAVLVTMGWTFMALVLSHCIILYSVALVKSKWMSFAAGLATLASIKLEPYNSWQESLVTGSFDLQDILFYGGCGFSIMRCMSFALENCEKKEGNYTFSDLLKYNFYLPFFFFGPIMTFDRYHVQANNSQLTRKEREMWNITTKALLHLGIILVVDVFFHYLYILTIPSDMKLVTKLSDWCLAGLAYSNLVYDWVKAAMMFGVINTVSTLDHLDPPQPPKCITMLYVFAETHFDRGINDWLCRYVYDYIGGDHNKIFKELLATICTFAITTLWLGPCELVYIWSFFNCFGLNFELWVAKFFSIPPFSTIESAMGEAMSRRIRGVFNAANFWAIVLYNILSLNSLEFAKLVGRRLIFKGFPLSTLSVLLVTYCGVQLVKERERQQALLDDPEPVKPADGGKEKPE
- the hhatla gene encoding hedgehog acyltransferase like, a isoform X5 yields the protein MDVRSLIFGVYGGLAVLVTMGWTFMALVLSHCIILYSVALVKSKWMSFAAGLATLASIKLEPYNSWQESLVTGSFDLQDILFYGGCGFSIMRCMSFALENCEKKEGNYTFSDLLKYNFYLPFFFFGPIMTFDRYHVQANNSQLTRKEREMWNITTKALLHLGIILVVDVFFHYLYILTIPSDMKLVTKLSDWCLAGLAYSNLVYDWVKAAMMFGVINTVSTLDHLDPPQPPKCITMLYVFAETHFDRGINDWLCRYVYDYIGGDHNKIFKELLATICTFAITTLWLGPCELVYIWSFFNCFGLNFELWVAKFFSIPPFSTIESAMGEAMSRRIRGVFNAANFWAIVLYNILSLNSLEFAKLVGRRLIFKGFPLSTLSVLLVTYCGVQLVKERERQQALLDDPEPVKPADGGKEKPE